The following coding sequences lie in one Lolium perenne isolate Kyuss_39 chromosome 2, Kyuss_2.0, whole genome shotgun sequence genomic window:
- the LOC127330718 gene encoding FCS-Like Zinc finger 1-like: MAASQACSSIFFFDAERLGEAGMPALDACALCTKPLARDSDIFMYTGNTPFCSEECRDEQMQLDAVRAGKAARRLRQYASGTEARLGHQEYRKVSVVS; the protein is encoded by the coding sequence ATGGCGGCATCACAAGCctgttcctccatcttcttcttcGACGCCGAGCGGCTCGGCGAGGCCGGCATGCCGGCGCTGGACGCGTGCGCGCTCTGCACAAAGCCGCTGGCCCGTGACAGCGACATCTTCATGTACACAGGGAACACCCCCTTCTGCAGCGAGGAGTGCCGCGACGAGCAGATGCAGCTCGACGCCGTTCGCGCCGGGAAGGCCGCCCGGCGGCTGCGGCAGTACGCTTCGGGTACAGAGGCGCGGCTCGGGCACCAGGAGTACAGGAAGGTGTCCGTCGTGAGCTGA